In Chloroflexota bacterium, one DNA window encodes the following:
- a CDS encoding N-acetyltransferase — MIHPTALVEANVEIGAGTKVWHNVHIRQGARVGKECILGKDVYVDAGVQIGDRCKLQNGVKVYHGATVEEGVFLGPQACVLNDKNPRAITPDGALKTDADWQVSPVLIRRGASIGGGALILPNVTVGEFALVAAGAVVTRNVPDYALVLGNPARLVGYVCACGRRVEERVENGATIWECAHDHLRYTRAENGNLVRTM; from the coding sequence ATGATTCACCCAACGGCGCTCGTGGAAGCGAACGTCGAGATCGGCGCAGGCACCAAGGTTTGGCACAATGTTCACATCCGTCAAGGCGCGCGCGTGGGCAAAGAGTGCATCCTCGGCAAGGATGTTTACGTGGACGCGGGCGTGCAGATTGGCGACCGGTGTAAATTGCAAAACGGCGTCAAGGTGTATCACGGCGCGACGGTTGAAGAAGGTGTCTTTCTCGGACCGCAAGCGTGCGTGCTCAACGACAAGAATCCGCGCGCGATCACACCGGACGGCGCGCTCAAAACGGACGCGGATTGGCAAGTGAGTCCAGTGTTGATTCGACGCGGCGCGTCTATCGGCGGCGGCGCGTTGATCCTGCCGAACGTGACCGTCGGTGAATTCGCGTTGGTTGCCGCCGGCGCGGTGGTCACGCGCAATGTGCCGGACTATGCGCTCGTATTGGGCAACCCCGCGCGTCTGGTTGGGTACGTCTGCGCGTGCGGCAGACGCGTGGAGGAACGCGTCGAGAATGGCGCGACGATCTGGGAATGCGCGCACGACCACTTGCGATACACGCGCGCTGAAAACGGAAATCTCGTGAGGACAATGTGA
- a CDS encoding Gfo/Idh/MocA family oxidoreductase, whose translation MSTIHKSRVGVIGVGNMGFHHARNYADIPNAELVAVSDTDPTRATQVAERFHCKAYSNYAEMLQNERLEAVSVVVPTKLHHRVVLETLRAGVHTIVEKPIAANLAQAAAMVSAASASGLTFAVGHIERFNPAVRELKRRIQLGELGTLTSIVTRRVGVVPPRVKDVDVILDMAVHDIDVILFLLGRMPNSVTASASSALNLDRFDHSEIFMRFGDIGCFVQANWITPIKIRTLSVTGSAGHAEVNYVTQQLEVFESHVARQFDDFGDFVVSFGTPSKTTVDLKRQEPLQIELEEFLKAASGGDGKIVTGEDAMNTLAVVDRAKSSMNINYQRPQMETG comes from the coding sequence ATGTCCACGATCCACAAAAGTCGTGTTGGTGTGATCGGCGTTGGAAATATGGGTTTCCATCACGCGCGCAACTATGCCGACATTCCCAATGCGGAATTGGTGGCGGTGTCGGATACGGATCCGACACGCGCAACGCAAGTGGCGGAACGTTTTCACTGCAAAGCGTATTCCAATTATGCTGAGATGTTACAGAACGAACGGCTCGAAGCGGTGTCTGTCGTCGTGCCGACCAAACTGCATCACCGCGTCGTGTTGGAGACGTTGCGCGCCGGGGTGCATACCATCGTCGAAAAACCGATTGCCGCGAACCTGGCTCAAGCGGCGGCAATGGTCAGCGCCGCGAGCGCGAGCGGTTTGACGTTTGCCGTGGGGCACATCGAGCGGTTCAATCCGGCGGTGCGCGAACTCAAACGCCGCATCCAACTGGGCGAGTTGGGCACGCTTACTTCTATCGTGACGCGGCGCGTGGGCGTGGTCCCGCCGCGCGTCAAGGATGTGGATGTGATCCTCGATATGGCGGTGCACGACATTGATGTGATCTTGTTTTTGCTGGGGCGCATGCCCAACAGCGTGACCGCGAGCGCAAGCTCCGCGCTGAACCTGGATCGGTTCGACCACAGCGAAATTTTTATGCGGTTTGGCGACATCGGCTGTTTCGTGCAGGCGAATTGGATCACGCCCATCAAAATTCGCACGCTCTCGGTAACCGGTTCGGCGGGACATGCCGAGGTCAATTATGTGACTCAGCAATTGGAAGTTTTCGAGAGTCATGTCGCGCGCCAGTTCGACGACTTTGGCGATTTTGTGGTCAGTTTCGGTACGCCTTCCAAGACCACCGTGGACCTCAAGCGTCAGGAACCACTCCAGATCGAGTTGGAAGAATTTCTCAAAGCCGCGTCGGGTGGCGATGGAAAAATCGTCACCGGTGAAGACGCGATGAACACGCTCGCGGTGGTGGATCGCGCCAAGAGTTCGATGAACATCAATTATCAACGCCCGCAAATGGAAACGGGCTAA
- a CDS encoding glycosyltransferase family 39 protein yields MSTRTQNIARIGVLALILFLAFYNLTEFPPTWFDEGSHLHVPKTLVRFGVYADYSSEGFRHFGPTMGVGPTVLLPIAGVFKLFGIGLLQARVVMAVYLLAMLCVFYQLARNFGDAGFAAIATGLLITSRAVDVSSYGRQVLGEIPGLFFLVCGLVLWFRAWEKAGWLRLLAVGGLLGLAAVTKYQYLVALAPALLITWVLNLVYYRAAPQRVFLVPGILTALVFGAWQLYLLVYLGPSTIAENFVILREATAGAALVFSPDLMLRSLAELLSLKVYLLALIPALLYGVRLVLPRDRAGQQWGAVWALVAVNLVWYVFASVSWLRYAFLGLAFSSLFVARFFADLTRGLNLAAWRRAPFARDHLWRGAMAVWLAGNIVIPLALDLREIVFPPPNHAAAMAQYLNAHVPLDALIETWEPEMGLLTDHNYHYPPPSYLPKAVGYIWLDQPGSARDYDFLMTHSPPFVLVGEFATWVQMYPPEALARYTLVTSFGAYELYEIKK; encoded by the coding sequence GTGTCTACCCGTACGCAAAACATCGCGCGCATCGGCGTGCTCGCGTTGATTCTGTTTCTCGCGTTCTACAACCTCACCGAGTTTCCGCCGACGTGGTTCGACGAAGGGTCGCACTTGCACGTGCCCAAAACCCTCGTGCGCTTTGGCGTCTATGCCGACTACAGTAGCGAGGGATTCCGGCATTTCGGTCCGACGATGGGGGTCGGTCCGACGGTGTTGTTGCCAATCGCGGGCGTGTTCAAACTATTTGGGATTGGGTTGTTGCAAGCGCGCGTGGTGATGGCAGTGTACTTGCTCGCGATGCTATGCGTGTTCTATCAACTCGCGCGCAATTTCGGCGACGCTGGCTTTGCCGCGATCGCAACCGGGTTGCTGATTACCTCGCGCGCGGTGGATGTGTCAAGTTACGGTCGCCAAGTGCTCGGCGAAATTCCGGGATTGTTCTTCCTGGTGTGCGGACTCGTGCTGTGGTTTCGCGCGTGGGAAAAAGCAGGTTGGTTGCGCTTGCTCGCGGTGGGCGGGTTGCTCGGTTTGGCGGCAGTCACCAAGTATCAGTACCTCGTCGCGCTCGCGCCGGCGTTGCTCATCACCTGGGTCTTGAATTTGGTTTACTATCGCGCCGCGCCGCAACGCGTGTTTCTCGTGCCGGGCATTCTCACCGCGCTCGTGTTTGGCGCGTGGCAGTTGTACTTGCTCGTGTATCTGGGTCCCTCGACGATTGCGGAGAATTTTGTGATTCTGCGCGAAGCAACCGCCGGCGCGGCGCTCGTCTTTTCGCCGGACTTGATGTTGCGTTCACTCGCCGAGTTGCTTAGTCTCAAAGTGTACTTGCTCGCGTTGATTCCCGCGTTGCTGTACGGTGTGCGCCTCGTCTTGCCGCGTGACCGCGCGGGACAGCAGTGGGGCGCGGTCTGGGCGCTCGTCGCGGTGAACCTGGTGTGGTACGTGTTTGCGTCGGTCAGTTGGTTGCGCTATGCGTTTCTCGGTCTCGCGTTCAGCAGTCTGTTCGTCGCGCGTTTCTTTGCCGACCTGACGCGCGGGCTGAACCTCGCTGCCTGGCGACGCGCGCCGTTTGCGCGCGATCATCTGTGGCGCGGTGCGATGGCGGTGTGGCTCGCGGGAAACATTGTGATTCCGCTCGCGCTTGACCTCCGCGAAATCGTATTCCCTCCGCCCAACCACGCGGCGGCAATGGCGCAGTATCTCAACGCGCACGTTCCGCTCGACGCGTTGATTGAGACCTGGGAACCGGAAATGGGCTTGCTCACCGATCACAACTATCACTATCCGCCGCCGTCCTATCTACCGAAAGCCGTGGGATATATTTGGTTGGATCAGCCCGGCTCTGCGCGCGACTATGATTTCTTGATGACGCATTCGCCGCCGTTCGTGCTCGTCGGCGAGTTTGCGACTTGGGTGCAGATGTATCCGCCGGAGGCGTTGGCGCGTTACACATTGGTCACAAGTTTTGGAGCGTACGAATTGTATGAAATTAAAAAATAG
- a CDS encoding DegT/DnrJ/EryC1/StrS family aminotransferase: MIPISKPVMGIEEQEAVARVLASGMLAQGPRVAEFERAFAEFIGVQHAIATSNGTTALHAALLAHGIGAGDEVITVPFTFIASVNSILYTGARPVFVDVDDTFNLDVAQIERAITPRTKAIMPIHLYGQPADLARIGDIARAHGLVVVEDACQAHGARFDGKRVGSFGTGCFSFYATKNMTTGEGGMITTNDDRVVDAARLVIAHGMRVRYYHEQIGYNFRMTDIAAAIGVEQLKKLPDLNARRNETAEFYTENLARVRGILAPTVAPHRTHVWHQYTIRVTPAFPLTRDQLVDKLREAGIGTGIYYPVPVHQQQALRGVIADGLAFPRSEQFAREVVSLPVHPNVSDDERAQIVRAFENF; this comes from the coding sequence GTGATTCCTATTTCCAAACCTGTCATGGGCATTGAAGAACAAGAAGCCGTTGCACGCGTGCTCGCGTCCGGAATGTTGGCGCAAGGTCCGCGCGTCGCCGAGTTCGAGCGCGCGTTCGCCGAATTCATCGGCGTCCAGCACGCGATTGCCACGTCGAACGGGACGACCGCATTGCACGCGGCGCTCCTCGCGCATGGAATCGGTGCGGGCGATGAAGTGATTACGGTTCCGTTCACGTTCATCGCGTCGGTCAATTCGATTTTGTACACGGGCGCGCGCCCGGTGTTCGTGGACGTGGACGACACGTTCAACCTGGATGTCGCGCAAATCGAGCGCGCGATCACGCCGCGCACCAAAGCCATCATGCCGATTCACCTCTACGGTCAGCCCGCCGATCTTGCGCGCATCGGCGACATCGCGCGCGCGCATGGATTGGTCGTGGTCGAAGACGCGTGCCAGGCGCACGGCGCGCGGTTCGATGGCAAGCGGGTCGGTTCGTTTGGCACGGGGTGTTTTTCGTTTTACGCGACGAAGAACATGACAACTGGCGAAGGCGGGATGATCACGACGAACGACGATCGCGTTGTCGATGCCGCGCGACTCGTGATCGCGCACGGAATGCGCGTGCGCTATTATCACGAACAGATCGGTTATAATTTTCGCATGACCGATATTGCCGCCGCCATTGGCGTGGAGCAACTCAAAAAACTGCCAGACTTGAACGCGCGGCGCAACGAGACGGCGGAGTTTTATACCGAGAATTTGGCGCGCGTGCGGGGCATTCTCGCGCCGACGGTTGCGCCGCATCGCACGCATGTGTGGCACCAGTACACGATTCGCGTCACGCCGGCGTTTCCGCTGACGCGCGATCAACTCGTGGACAAGTTGCGCGAGGCAGGCATTGGCACGGGGATTTATTATCCGGTGCCGGTGCATCAACAACAGGCGCTGCGCGGCGTGATTGCCGACGGGTTGGCATTTCCGCGCAGTGAGCAATTCGCACGTGAGGTCGTCTCGTTGCCGGTGCATCCCAACGTGAGCGACGACGAACGCGCGCAGATCGTGCGCGCGTTTGAGAATTTCTGA
- a CDS encoding exo-alpha-sialidase, whose product MKLKNSWLGFLALFAVLLGFVPARAVIAQTAGWSSPFRLSLDGMSWFPDIAADATGRVHVVWSSDTLNYRVWDGRGWSAMSEIAIAPDATGRPIADVFRFGITTDQTGYLNLFYYHLTEGIGYFTRAPSSEASVFKAWEAPQIMGARGQGYYSALAADKKNHLHAVYVNPSLDSTLADVYYRRSENEGALWTSPLNLSNSPRVGSSRPQILIDQFDTLHASWDEGWDRRSGEGAAQTVRYVFSTTGGRDWSVPVTFGNPKMAAAQLVVTAGPTPDSRIAVWRTTTDEAVYYQTSFDNGKNWGSPAPIPGILPRSWISPPFDQYAMARDDRGVVHLVLVTRRQAKSDLWAVTHLEWNGREWGQPETIFEREALYPEYPRIAIALGNQLHVVWFTRSALFSIAPMDIWHSTKTMNAQAYTPVPAFPTATPLILPPTTTPVPTPTRFVPPASTNVEPLPSPGSSSTIPMLMGLGAGVVVVGVTLWLRRLSARRDE is encoded by the coding sequence ATGAAATTAAAAAATAGTTGGCTTGGATTCCTGGCTTTGTTCGCGGTGTTGCTGGGGTTTGTGCCGGCGCGTGCGGTGATCGCGCAAACTGCCGGCTGGAGCAGTCCGTTCCGCCTGTCGCTCGATGGCATGTCCTGGTTTCCCGACATTGCCGCGGACGCGACCGGGCGAGTGCATGTCGTTTGGTCATCCGACACGTTGAACTATCGCGTGTGGGACGGGCGCGGTTGGAGTGCGATGAGCGAAATCGCGATTGCGCCGGACGCGACGGGCAGACCCATTGCGGATGTGTTTCGTTTCGGGATCACCACCGATCAGACTGGTTATCTAAATTTGTTCTACTATCATTTGACGGAGGGCATCGGATATTTTACGCGCGCGCCGTCGAGCGAGGCGAGCGTATTCAAAGCGTGGGAAGCGCCCCAAATTATGGGCGCACGCGGGCAGGGTTACTATTCCGCGCTCGCGGCAGATAAGAAAAATCATTTGCATGCCGTCTACGTCAACCCGTCATTGGATTCAACCCTCGCGGATGTTTATTATCGTCGTTCCGAAAACGAGGGTGCTCTGTGGACATCGCCGCTCAATCTCTCCAACTCGCCCCGCGTCGGGTCGAGCCGACCACAAATCTTGATTGACCAGTTCGACACGTTGCACGCCAGTTGGGACGAGGGCTGGGATCGGCGCAGCGGGGAGGGCGCGGCGCAAACCGTGCGTTACGTTTTCTCGACGACTGGCGGACGTGATTGGTCGGTGCCGGTGACCTTCGGCAACCCGAAAATGGCGGCGGCGCAACTCGTGGTGACGGCGGGTCCGACGCCGGACAGCCGCATCGCCGTGTGGCGCACGACGACCGACGAAGCGGTGTACTATCAAACGTCATTCGACAACGGCAAGAATTGGGGCTCCCCTGCGCCGATTCCCGGCATTCTGCCGCGTTCCTGGATTTCGCCGCCGTTCGATCAGTACGCTATGGCGCGCGATGATCGCGGGGTGGTGCATCTCGTGTTGGTGACACGGCGGCAAGCGAAAAGCGATTTGTGGGCGGTGACTCACCTCGAATGGAATGGCAGAGAATGGGGGCAACCCGAAACAATCTTTGAACGTGAGGCGTTGTATCCAGAATATCCGCGCATCGCGATTGCGCTGGGCAATCAATTGCATGTCGTCTGGTTCACGCGCAGCGCGCTGTTTAGTATCGCGCCGATGGATATTTGGCACAGCACCAAAACGATGAACGCGCAAGCCTACACGCCGGTGCCGGCGTTTCCAACGGCGACGCCGTTGATCCTGCCCCCGACGACGACACCCGTGCCAACGCCCACGCGCTTTGTGCCCCCGGCTTCGACGAACGTTGAGCCGTTGCCTAGCCCAGGATCGAGCTCGACGATCCCGATGTTGATGGGACTAGGGGCTGGGGTGGTGGTGGTGGGCGTGACCTTGTGGTTGCGCCGCCTGAGCGCGCGTCGCGACGAATAG
- a CDS encoding DUF5060 domain-containing protein produces MTRHDFRTHRVFTPIRLLVTSIVLLIALARTPQTVFAATPSVTSLSTNGAQIGRYQKFEATFQISKTFPTTSFLPYYYYDATDTPASDPGRTSPYGVDGISIDAHFTAPSGAALVAPAFYYQDYIRGGTSTETMTPTTNYMWKVRFAPEELGTYTYYLTVQDKEGTTRYPASGTLAFTAIASASKGFVRVAPTDSRFMAFSNGQSFIPLAGARQWWQCCGKRTFDYENLFDDYGRNGINLTRVWDQDDGWALTVEGHFDTYAYPDDFNPVDRGVNIGAMPKGTQMNQRGNYEEDKIIEAAERNGVYIELCSHSDPYWIWDASVHNEPWNPSPTTFDDPQHLNYWKRNFRYRVARWGYSTAVLAWEVWNEHGHIPPGTNVYNFYQTYGQYQKATDPYRHLRTTSQGSQAYSPAFWSSSAMDIANYHDYMMSSRYPAALVNDEANFVQKFAWCLGTNGTYCSGLGLGDGTTWSGANKPWIWGEIDVGTTVWNEVHPNAAKGEGRLRMLHNTTWAGLFTPIGTSPIDWYWDQEDQATITARYADRKITRNFFANVDYAGARFVYLMTSADAPTGYSGETVTASNAKARVYAMRRNDKTAAYLWVHHRDYTWANFASTPAAISSNVTIGNLLNGVTYTVSIWNTHTGALISSTPMTPAGGAITFAVNNLTNDVAVKVESSTGGTPTPTRTATPTRTSTPRPSSSWIFLPLSVR; encoded by the coding sequence ATGACCAGACATGACTTTCGAACGCATCGTGTATTCACTCCAATTCGACTGCTTGTAACGAGTATCGTGCTCCTCATCGCTTTGGCGCGCACGCCGCAGACCGTGTTCGCCGCCACGCCCAGCGTCACTTCGCTTTCCACCAACGGCGCCCAAATCGGACGCTATCAAAAATTCGAAGCCACCTTCCAAATCTCCAAAACATTTCCGACCACATCGTTCCTGCCGTACTATTACTACGACGCGACGGATACGCCCGCGTCCGACCCAGGTCGCACATCGCCCTATGGCGTGGACGGCATCAGCATTGACGCGCACTTTACCGCGCCCTCCGGCGCGGCGCTCGTCGCGCCGGCGTTCTACTATCAGGATTACATCCGGGGCGGCACGAGCACCGAGACGATGACGCCGACCACCAATTACATGTGGAAAGTCCGCTTTGCGCCGGAAGAACTCGGCACGTACACCTATTACCTGACAGTGCAAGACAAAGAGGGGACGACGCGCTATCCCGCGTCCGGCACGCTTGCCTTTACCGCGATCGCTTCCGCGTCGAAAGGTTTCGTACGCGTCGCGCCAACCGATTCGCGCTTTATGGCGTTTTCGAATGGACAGAGTTTCATTCCGCTGGCAGGCGCGCGTCAATGGTGGCAATGTTGCGGCAAGCGGACGTTCGACTACGAAAATCTCTTTGACGACTATGGACGCAATGGCATCAATCTCACCCGCGTGTGGGACCAAGACGACGGCTGGGCGCTCACCGTCGAAGGTCACTTTGACACGTACGCCTATCCCGATGATTTCAATCCCGTAGATCGCGGCGTCAACATTGGCGCCATGCCCAAGGGCACGCAGATGAATCAGCGCGGCAACTATGAAGAAGACAAGATCATCGAAGCCGCCGAACGCAACGGCGTGTACATCGAACTTTGTTCGCACAGCGATCCGTATTGGATTTGGGATGCGTCGGTTCACAACGAACCGTGGAATCCCAGCCCCACCACGTTTGACGATCCGCAGCATCTCAATTATTGGAAACGCAACTTTCGCTATCGCGTCGCGCGCTGGGGCTATTCAACGGCAGTCCTCGCATGGGAAGTGTGGAACGAACATGGTCACATCCCGCCCGGCACCAACGTGTACAACTTTTATCAAACGTATGGACAATATCAAAAAGCGACCGACCCATACCGCCATTTGCGTACAACCTCGCAAGGTTCGCAGGCGTACAGTCCGGCATTTTGGTCGTCGAGCGCGATGGACATTGCGAACTATCACGATTACATGATGTCGTCGCGGTACCCCGCCGCCTTGGTGAACGACGAAGCGAACTTTGTGCAAAAGTTTGCGTGGTGTCTCGGCACGAATGGAACGTACTGTTCCGGCTTGGGGTTGGGCGATGGCACGACCTGGAGCGGCGCGAACAAACCCTGGATTTGGGGCGAAATTGACGTCGGCACAACCGTGTGGAATGAAGTGCATCCCAACGCCGCCAAAGGCGAAGGCAGACTGCGAATGCTCCACAACACAACCTGGGCTGGTCTCTTCACGCCCATTGGCACATCGCCGATTGATTGGTACTGGGATCAAGAAGATCAAGCCACCATCACCGCGCGCTATGCCGACCGCAAAATCACCAGGAACTTTTTCGCGAACGTGGATTACGCCGGCGCACGCTTTGTCTATCTGATGACGAGCGCCGATGCGCCGACTGGTTATTCCGGTGAAACAGTCACGGCATCGAACGCCAAAGCGCGCGTGTACGCCATGCGGCGCAACGACAAAACCGCGGCGTACCTGTGGGTGCACCATCGCGACTATACCTGGGCGAATTTCGCTTCGACCCCGGCGGCGATTTCATCGAACGTCACAATCGGCAATCTGTTGAACGGCGTCACGTACACCGTTAGCATTTGGAATACACACACCGGCGCGCTCATCAGTTCCACGCCGATGACGCCCGCCGGCGGCGCGATCACGTTCGCCGTCAACAACCTGACGAACGATGTCGCGGTGAAAGTTGAATCAAGCACGGGGGGAACACCCACACCGACCCGCACCGCGACGCCTACCCGGACTAGCACACCCAGACCGTCGAGCAGCTGGATCTTCTTGCCTCTGTCGGTACGGTAA